The following are from one region of the Methylophilus sp. DW102 genome:
- a CDS encoding CusA/CzcA family heavy metal efflux RND transporter, with product MMAKLIRQALQYKWIVIGGLVALSLLSLYSLSRMKIDAYPDISSQMVQIITVFPGKAPEDVERQVTVPLEILMKNVPNVETVRSRTIFGLSVIQLIFKEGTESYWARQRVQEKLSLFTLPPGAEAELGPLATAYGEMVRYQLTGGEGSDLVQLRTLNDWVVIPRLLRADGVAEVTNFGGYEKQYGIILNPSQLRRYDVSVNDVIEAVQLNNANSGGSLLSRGSMSFVIRGEGAIKSKKNIEDSFLKNIDGQPIYVRDVASVQINKKIPAGIFSKNTVDESVEGIVLLRKGENPSEVLARVKQAIQELNDGMLPKGVQLVPFYDRSELINSTLHTVTHSVVLGIALVLLVLFLFFGRPSLAILVALTIPVALVFALLVMYLTDIPIGLLSLGAIDFGVLVDGAIIISENIARRLDERNHVADPPSVELSVLNATLEVEKPVFVSILLIIGGFLPLISLTHIEGLLFRPMAMTIIFALIGASLFSFFVVPVLATMIFKQGFKERHNPVLERVNQWYTRGITHLLRHASKTLVVVFASLVLLLVWVVPKIGSEFLPYMDEGVVWVRANFPEGTSLEQTALFGKRLREIALQYPEVKYATIQTGRNDSGTDPYPPSRIEMMIVPQPHERWQQFATKAELIVALGQAFRNEFPTTRFNFTQPIIDSVTEDSNGTSADMAVEFSGPDLDVLLGLARQSEDWLKTVDGAVDVNIEQEGPQPQLVITPNRALCARYKVNIHDLSAFIDNAIGGAPVGVIYEGERRFDIVAKFDKAAISSVNAIERLPVTNTDGVTIPLSQVATIRVVDGQTIIARGDGKHRITVRSDIRGRDQGGFVAEAQQLLAQKMVIPNGYRMSWIGMYENLDRAANHFKVLVPLTMAIIFAILFFFFKSYRDTLVVLSVLPAALAGGLLALFMRGMHLNVSTGVGFAAVFGVSIMSGVLMVKTIKNYSTPGQALHTAIIEGASVCMRPVMMASLVAILGLLPASLATGLGSDVQRPLATVIVWGLFFSSVISLFILPVMYQALHGRNTKPETASALV from the coding sequence ATGATGGCGAAATTGATTCGCCAGGCATTGCAGTACAAATGGATCGTCATCGGCGGGCTGGTGGCGCTGAGTCTGTTGAGCCTGTATTCCCTGTCGCGCATGAAAATCGATGCCTATCCGGATATTTCATCGCAAATGGTGCAGATCATTACGGTGTTTCCGGGCAAGGCACCCGAGGATGTCGAGCGCCAGGTCACGGTGCCGCTCGAAATCCTGATGAAAAATGTCCCCAATGTGGAGACCGTCCGCTCGCGGACCATCTTTGGTTTGTCGGTGATTCAGCTTATTTTCAAGGAAGGCACCGAAAGTTACTGGGCCCGGCAGCGCGTGCAGGAAAAACTTTCACTGTTTACGTTGCCGCCGGGGGCTGAGGCCGAGCTAGGGCCACTGGCGACGGCGTATGGGGAGATGGTGCGCTATCAATTAACCGGCGGTGAGGGCAGCGATCTGGTGCAGTTGCGTACCCTGAATGACTGGGTGGTGATCCCCAGGCTGTTACGGGCGGATGGGGTAGCCGAGGTCACCAATTTCGGCGGCTATGAGAAACAGTACGGCATTATTCTGAATCCCTCGCAATTGCGTCGCTACGATGTGTCGGTGAATGATGTGATTGAGGCCGTGCAATTAAACAACGCCAACTCGGGCGGCAGCCTGCTGTCGCGAGGCAGTATGTCGTTTGTCATTCGCGGTGAAGGTGCGATCAAGAGCAAGAAAAATATTGAGGATAGTTTTCTCAAGAATATCGATGGCCAGCCCATTTACGTGCGCGATGTGGCCAGTGTGCAAATCAACAAAAAGATTCCGGCCGGGATTTTTAGCAAGAATACGGTGGATGAATCCGTCGAAGGCATCGTCTTGCTCAGAAAAGGCGAAAACCCCTCCGAGGTGCTGGCCAGGGTCAAACAGGCGATACAGGAGCTGAACGACGGCATGCTGCCCAAGGGCGTCCAGCTGGTGCCGTTTTATGACCGCAGTGAGCTGATCAACAGCACCTTGCATACGGTGACGCATAGTGTGGTGTTAGGCATTGCGCTGGTGTTGCTGGTGCTGTTCTTGTTTTTTGGACGGCCCTCGCTGGCTATTCTGGTGGCCTTGACCATTCCGGTGGCGTTGGTGTTTGCCTTGCTGGTGATGTATTTGACCGATATCCCGATTGGCTTGCTGTCCTTGGGTGCGATTGATTTCGGTGTGCTGGTGGATGGGGCGATCATCATTTCTGAAAACATAGCCAGACGCCTGGATGAGCGCAATCATGTTGCGGATCCGCCATCGGTGGAGCTCTCGGTGCTCAATGCCACGCTGGAGGTGGAAAAACCGGTATTCGTTTCAATTTTGCTGATTATTGGCGGCTTTTTGCCTCTGATCTCGCTGACGCATATTGAGGGCTTGCTGTTCCGGCCCATGGCCATGACCATTATTTTTGCACTGATAGGTGCCAGTTTATTCTCATTCTTTGTGGTGCCGGTGCTGGCGACCATGATCTTTAAACAGGGATTCAAGGAGCGGCACAACCCAGTTCTAGAGCGCGTGAATCAGTGGTATACCCGTGGCATCACGCACTTGTTGCGCCATGCCTCAAAAACGCTGGTGGTGGTGTTTGCCAGCCTGGTCTTGCTGCTGGTGTGGGTAGTGCCCAAAATCGGCAGCGAGTTTTTACCGTATATGGATGAAGGCGTGGTCTGGGTGCGCGCCAATTTCCCGGAGGGGACGTCGCTTGAGCAGACCGCACTGTTTGGCAAGCGCTTGCGTGAAATTGCACTGCAGTACCCGGAGGTGAAGTATGCCACCATTCAGACCGGCCGCAATGACAGTGGCACCGACCCGTATCCGCCAAGCCGGATCGAGATGATGATTGTGCCGCAACCGCATGAGCGCTGGCAGCAGTTTGCCACCAAGGCCGAGTTGATTGTTGCCCTGGGGCAGGCATTTAGAAATGAGTTTCCAACCACCCGATTCAACTTTACCCAGCCTATTATCGACAGTGTGACCGAGGATTCCAACGGCACCTCGGCCGATATGGCGGTGGAGTTTTCCGGGCCAGACCTTGATGTGTTACTGGGCTTGGCCAGGCAGTCCGAGGATTGGCTGAAAACGGTGGATGGTGCGGTGGATGTGAATATCGAGCAGGAGGGGCCGCAGCCGCAGCTGGTGATTACGCCCAACCGTGCCTTGTGCGCGCGCTACAAAGTCAATATTCATGATCTTTCAGCATTTATTGATAATGCGATTGGTGGTGCACCCGTGGGCGTGATTTACGAAGGCGAGCGCAGGTTTGATATTGTGGCCAAGTTTGACAAGGCGGCCATCAGCTCTGTCAATGCCATAGAACGCTTGCCGGTAACCAATACCGATGGCGTGACGATCCCGCTGTCTCAGGTCGCTACCATCCGCGTGGTGGATGGGCAAACGATTATCGCCCGCGGTGATGGCAAGCATAGAATTACCGTGCGCAGCGACATCCGTGGCCGCGATCAGGGCGGCTTCGTTGCCGAAGCGCAACAGTTGCTGGCACAAAAAATGGTGATTCCAAACGGTTATCGGATGAGCTGGATCGGCATGTATGAAAATCTGGACCGTGCTGCCAACCACTTCAAGGTGCTGGTGCCGCTGACCATGGCCATCATCTTTGCCATCCTGTTTTTCTTTTTTAAATCCTATCGCGATACGCTGGTGGTGTTGTCTGTGTTGCCTGCCGCGCTGGCGGGCGGGCTGTTGGCGCTGTTCATGCGCGGCATGCATCTGAATGTGTCTACCGGGGTTGGTTTTGCCGCCGTGTTTGGGGTGTCGATCATGAGTGGGGTACTCATGGTCAAAACCATTAAAAACTATTCAACGCCGGGGCAGGCCTTGCATACCGCGATTATTGAGGGGGCCAGTGTTTGCATGCGGCCAGTCATGATGGCCTCATTGGTCGCGATCTTGGGCTTGCTGCCCGCCTCACTCGCGACGGGGCTGGGCTCGGATGTACAACGCCCGCTGGCGACGGTAATCGTATGGGGGCTGTTCTTCTCGTCAGTGATTTCGCTGTTTATTTTGCCGGTGATGTATCAGGCCTTGCACGGCAGAAATACCAAGCCAGAGACCGCATCCGCGCTGGTATAA
- a CDS encoding efflux RND transporter periplasmic adaptor subunit has protein sequence MSQLQKKGALFALVLLGMVGAGLYYMTAHSAKPAVASAPAQQGQAVTLLRNGQILIDPASTFNRKILREQLQLQAVSLPDLTVTGSIIAKRKPTSAADDEQYEFINQQISSLYANWKNDGNEIEFLSKQYKKTAELNEAKLHSQWIEVERLKKLVDIGTEAARDLSLSEANLLQAQLEGQKALFDIQSALNQARNNRADAERQLFQQGIDIDLLIRLKADEVLVAGDVPEMNAGKVYAGQALTTVFYGNADKPFAGKLASISPLVSFEKRSLRIYYALQDSLHQLRPGMFADIQLGTEQRKKMLVSNEALIHLNKKDYVFVLSQPNTWKLVEVTIGDNFDRKSVEVLSGLREHDTIIAHGAILLKPLAIKAVEIVNADESAAS, from the coding sequence ATGAGTCAATTACAAAAAAAAGGCGCCCTGTTTGCACTGGTGTTGTTGGGGATGGTAGGTGCCGGGCTTTATTATATGACCGCACACTCGGCCAAACCGGCGGTCGCGTCGGCACCGGCCCAGCAGGGGCAGGCAGTGACGCTGTTACGGAACGGGCAAATCCTGATTGATCCGGCTTCTACCTTTAATCGCAAGATTCTGCGCGAGCAGCTGCAACTGCAAGCGGTCAGTTTGCCGGACTTGACCGTGACAGGCAGCATTATTGCCAAACGAAAACCGACCAGCGCGGCCGACGATGAGCAGTATGAGTTCATCAATCAGCAAATCTCCAGTTTGTATGCCAACTGGAAAAACGATGGCAATGAAATCGAGTTTCTGAGCAAGCAGTACAAGAAAACTGCCGAGCTGAACGAGGCTAAGTTGCACTCGCAATGGATAGAGGTGGAGCGCCTGAAAAAACTGGTGGATATCGGCACAGAAGCTGCCAGAGACTTGAGCCTGTCGGAAGCCAACTTGCTGCAGGCGCAGCTGGAAGGGCAGAAAGCACTATTTGATATTCAGAGCGCTTTAAACCAGGCAAGAAACAACCGTGCGGATGCGGAACGTCAGCTGTTTCAGCAGGGCATAGACATTGATTTACTGATCCGCCTGAAGGCGGATGAAGTGCTGGTGGCGGGCGATGTGCCGGAAATGAATGCCGGCAAGGTGTATGCAGGCCAGGCCCTGACCACCGTGTTTTACGGCAATGCGGATAAACCGTTTGCGGGTAAGCTGGCGAGTATTTCTCCGCTGGTGTCATTTGAGAAGCGTTCCTTACGCATTTACTATGCGCTGCAGGACAGCCTGCATCAGCTCAGGCCCGGCATGTTTGCCGATATCCAGTTAGGCACTGAGCAGCGCAAAAAAATGCTGGTGTCGAATGAGGCCCTGATTCATCTCAATAAAAAAGATTATGTCTTTGTCTTGAGCCAGCCGAATACCTGGAAGCTGGTGGAAGTGACCATCGGCGATAATTTTGATCGTAAATCAGTTGAAGTCCTGTCCGGGCTGCGAGAACACGACACCATCATTGCGCATGGCGCCATTTTGCTCAAGCCCTTGGCCATCAAGGCGGTAGAGATTGTGAATGCGGACGAGAGTGCTGCATCATGA
- a CDS encoding TolC family protein codes for MQLLRLYARLLLLIMPMALQSPGFAEGYVVPPAFVKDGLSARLPDQHHSPLAAEQLEDTALDLNKTIYLALQADPQIKSAVEGIYQAEADLVTAKLPPNPVMNVSNTLMPLNQSFNVNRQGGPPQFDLGVAYPIDWFVFGKRAAEMRAAQLGVEVAKASVNDTIRLRIAGAIAAFYDVLEAQNLQALAQEDFTELAALKALTEKRVLIGGAGSIELDRVNLSLLSSQTELRTKRVAVENAISRLKAFLGMQKNKVIHVVGSLEIEHPQPISDPEHLIQMAEENRPDIAMLKRQIEQSVGNIELEEVKAYPSVVTHLGVTRQFQKEAIGFPDQNAWGIGVDVSLPVFDRNQGNIAKAKSLKRQSELDLDTQLIELRSEIERNYHIYDASYLVLVNEADTKLGVSKVIRDKMKAAYALGGKSLFELLDAQRNYRETNRVHIMTLSNYWHSLYALNAAIGKQVLK; via the coding sequence ATGCAGTTATTACGCCTCTACGCCAGACTCCTGCTGCTGATCATGCCGATGGCATTGCAGAGCCCCGGTTTTGCTGAAGGGTATGTCGTGCCGCCCGCCTTTGTCAAAGACGGCCTCTCCGCCCGGTTACCCGATCAACATCATTCACCGCTGGCTGCTGAGCAGCTGGAAGACACGGCGCTCGATCTCAACAAAACCATCTATCTCGCGCTGCAGGCAGACCCACAAATCAAGTCTGCGGTGGAAGGCATTTATCAGGCCGAGGCGGATCTGGTCACGGCCAAGTTGCCGCCTAACCCGGTGATGAATGTCTCCAATACCTTGATGCCGCTGAATCAGTCTTTTAACGTCAATCGCCAAGGCGGCCCTCCGCAGTTCGACCTCGGGGTGGCATATCCGATTGATTGGTTTGTGTTTGGCAAGCGTGCGGCAGAGATGCGTGCTGCCCAACTCGGGGTGGAGGTGGCCAAGGCGAGTGTGAATGACACTATCCGGTTGCGCATTGCTGGGGCGATTGCCGCTTTTTACGATGTGCTGGAGGCGCAAAATCTGCAAGCGCTGGCGCAGGAGGATTTCACCGAGCTGGCGGCCCTGAAAGCGTTGACGGAAAAACGCGTGTTAATCGGCGGGGCCGGGTCTATCGAGCTGGATAGAGTGAATTTGTCTTTGCTCTCTAGCCAAACCGAGTTGCGCACCAAACGGGTGGCTGTGGAAAATGCCATCAGCCGCCTGAAGGCCTTTCTTGGCATGCAAAAGAACAAAGTCATCCACGTGGTTGGCAGCCTGGAGATTGAGCATCCGCAGCCGATCAGTGATCCTGAGCATTTGATCCAGATGGCCGAGGAAAACCGGCCGGATATCGCCATGCTAAAGCGGCAAATAGAACAGTCAGTTGGCAATATCGAGCTCGAAGAGGTCAAGGCTTATCCCTCGGTGGTGACCCATTTAGGGGTGACCCGCCAGTTTCAGAAAGAGGCGATTGGTTTCCCGGATCAGAATGCCTGGGGCATAGGCGTGGATGTTTCGTTGCCGGTATTTGACCGCAACCAGGGCAATATTGCCAAGGCCAAATCACTCAAAAGACAGAGCGAGCTGGATCTGGATACGCAGCTGATTGAGCTCAGGTCTGAAATCGAGCGAAATTACCACATCTATGACGCTTCGTATCTGGTGCTGGTCAATGAGGCAGACACCAAGCTGGGTGTTTCTAAAGTGATCCGTGACAAGATGAAAGCGGCTTACGCGCTGGGCGGCAAGAGTCTGTTCGAGTTATTGGATGCGCAAAGAAACTACCGCGAAACCAATCGCGTACACATTATGACGTTATCCAACTATTGGCATTCGCTCTACGCCTTGAATGCAGCCATTGGGAAGCAGGTTTTAAAATGA
- a CDS encoding response regulator transcription factor — MKILIVEDDFKAAKLIARGLMEEGFKVEIAGSVSQALDALMHHFDLMILDWMLPDEDGLSLCIKLRKNKMELPILMLTAKNAINDKVSGLNSGADDYLAKPFAFDELLARVNSLLRRQRRSPSTLLSEHGVILNLRYKTVMRRGHAITLSPKEFDLLELLMLHSAQVISRKTIAQRLWQQDWIAIDNLIDVNIKNLRQKLELPGQPKLIHTLRGEGFIFEERASIEN, encoded by the coding sequence ATGAAAATTCTGATCGTTGAAGACGATTTCAAAGCCGCCAAACTTATTGCCAGAGGCTTGATGGAAGAAGGCTTCAAGGTTGAGATTGCTGGCAGTGTAAGCCAGGCGCTGGATGCGTTGATGCATCACTTTGACTTAATGATTCTGGATTGGATGCTGCCTGATGAAGACGGATTAAGTTTATGCATCAAACTGAGAAAAAATAAAATGGAGTTACCCATTTTGATGCTGACGGCAAAAAATGCCATCAATGACAAAGTCAGTGGATTGAACAGCGGCGCGGATGACTATCTGGCAAAACCGTTTGCATTTGATGAGCTGCTGGCCAGAGTGAATTCACTGCTGAGAAGACAACGCAGGTCGCCATCCACGCTACTCTCCGAGCACGGGGTCATCCTCAACTTGCGCTATAAAACCGTGATGCGCCGTGGCCATGCCATCACGCTTTCGCCCAAAGAGTTTGACCTGCTCGAATTATTGATGTTGCATTCCGCGCAGGTGATTTCCCGCAAAACCATTGCACAACGCCTTTGGCAACAGGACTGGATTGCAATCGACAACCTGATTGATGTGAACATCAAGAATCTGCGTCAAAAACTGGAGCTTCCAGGACAGCCAAAATTGATTCATACCCTACGGGGAGAAGGCTTTATTTTTGAAGAAAGAGCCAGCATTGAAAATTAA
- a CDS encoding HAMP domain-containing sensor histidine kinase — protein MKINFRQKLTLTYLTLILVIVSLTALFSWWQLSIAAKNQLDHALLSLAETEAEMLISLQDRSDIRIHDWQHDKDRIALNRLDRLVQIVDEHGHSLAKSRNLGEANLPITPQALRQHHRASFETIDHFNNEPLRVVVFPVYKNAHYYYVLVAGSMDDIDRILNTATMIFMLMAVALAGAIVWAGLLPIDRILKVIQRIVSQTRNIHQENLHQRLSNDHADDEIGELINTLNAMLQRLESAFEVQRNFTSHASHELKSPLSRMRTDIEVALRRPRDKEAYQAVLMSCLDEVDHLTKMLNSMLLLAQLDANMETLNKEVLSVSDLMTEVLHQARQRLQQRDLSVTTVIPAELSIVAQKEFALLLIGNLIDNAIKFTLNNKIIVEAIQHQGGVVLKIIDFGAGIPADEAPFIFDRFYRGRTVLKNAIPGSGLGLALVKTLARHCQCEITHSPNPEGGSIFTVCWAPPQRPLPL, from the coding sequence TTGAAAATTAACTTTCGTCAGAAACTCACCCTGACCTATCTGACACTCATCCTGGTCATCGTATCGCTCACTGCGCTTTTCTCATGGTGGCAACTCTCCATCGCCGCCAAAAATCAATTGGATCATGCCCTGCTTTCCCTGGCGGAAACTGAAGCAGAAATGCTGATCTCCCTGCAGGATCGCTCAGATATCCGCATTCATGACTGGCAACATGATAAAGACCGGATTGCATTAAACAGACTGGATAGACTGGTACAGATTGTGGATGAACACGGCCATTCCCTCGCCAAGAGTCGCAATCTGGGGGAGGCCAACCTCCCCATCACGCCTCAGGCGCTCAGGCAGCATCACCGTGCCAGCTTCGAAACCATTGATCACTTTAATAATGAGCCCTTACGCGTAGTGGTGTTTCCCGTTTACAAAAACGCTCATTATTACTATGTGCTGGTAGCCGGGTCCATGGATGATATTGATCGCATTCTCAATACGGCAACCATGATCTTCATGCTCATGGCCGTCGCGCTCGCCGGTGCGATCGTATGGGCAGGCTTGCTGCCCATAGACCGTATTCTTAAAGTGATTCAACGTATCGTGTCACAGACCAGAAACATCCATCAGGAAAATCTGCATCAGCGGCTCTCCAATGACCATGCGGATGACGAAATAGGCGAATTGATTAACACCCTGAATGCGATGCTGCAGAGACTGGAAAGCGCTTTCGAGGTCCAGAGAAACTTCACCTCCCATGCGTCTCATGAACTGAAGTCGCCCCTCTCCAGAATGCGAACAGATATTGAGGTCGCACTGAGAAGACCCCGAGACAAAGAGGCATATCAAGCAGTCCTGATGTCCTGTCTGGATGAAGTCGATCATTTAACAAAAATGCTGAATAGCATGCTGCTATTGGCGCAACTGGATGCCAATATGGAGACGCTGAACAAAGAGGTTTTATCAGTCAGCGACTTGATGACCGAAGTGCTGCACCAAGCTCGCCAACGTCTGCAACAACGCGATTTAAGCGTCACCACGGTGATCCCCGCCGAACTATCCATTGTGGCTCAAAAAGAGTTTGCATTATTGTTGATTGGCAACCTCATCGACAATGCCATCAAGTTCACTTTAAACAATAAAATCATCGTTGAGGCCATCCAACACCAAGGGGGCGTAGTGTTGAAGATTATTGACTTCGGTGCCGGGATTCCAGCCGATGAAGCCCCCTTTATTTTTGACCGTTTTTATCGTGGCAGAACCGTACTCAAAAATGCGATCCCCGGCAGTGGGCTGGGGCTGGCGTTAGTCAAAACGCTAGCCAGGCATTGTCAATGTGAGATCACCCACTCGCCGAATCCAGAAGGTGGATCCATCTTTACGGTATGCTGGGCACCGCCGCAACGGCCACTACCGCTTTGA
- the ovoA gene encoding 5-histidylcysteine sulfoxide synthase: protein MTKPPHRSLLLSQDHTSLTREQIRAYFHETSDVYEALFTLLSNEQAYYVKPIALRHPLIFYYGHTHTFFINKLILAGLITERVNPRFESMFAVGVDEMGWDDVNEAHYQWPTPAEVKAYRAQVREVVDQLITRLPFELPIDWESPWWPILMGIEHERIHLETSSVLIRQHALQYVRPSPAWAPSAARDVVAPENRLVPIPAREIVLRKSDTYYGWDNEYGQFHGHCPAFEAAKYLTSNAEFLRFVEAGGYQAEAYWQEEGWAWRTYTQAEHPTFWIKQASGWQLRLLTEEIDMPWSWPVEVNYHEAKAFCNWLSAQRGKPVRLPSEQEWYSLYEHAGLSDAQVTNGHLANLFLDHGASSCPVNQFAHGELYDVVGNVWQWTETPIFPFDGFKVHPLYDDFTTPTYDGRHNLIKGGSWISTGNEAIKSARYAFRRHFFQHAGFRYIVTDTPLENNSSYYESDKQLSEYAEFHYGDSYFGVPNFPKALSDYALQHLQAKPKRKALDLGCATGRATFELATQFEHVTGIDFSARFIGLALQAAEQGVLRYTMVNEGDLVSYQERTLSALGLDQVVDKVEFWQGDACNLKPQFTGYDFILAANLIDRLYRPRQFLSTIHERLNIGGVLMITSPYTWLEEHTPREEWIGGYKQDGENVTTLDGLKALLSPHFTLMKAPVEIPFVIRETRHKFQHTLSEVTLWERVS from the coding sequence ATGACCAAACCTCCTCATCGCAGCCTTCTACTTAGCCAGGATCACACATCGCTCACCCGTGAGCAGATACGGGCTTATTTTCATGAGACCTCAGATGTCTATGAAGCCTTGTTTACGTTACTCAGCAACGAGCAAGCGTACTACGTGAAACCCATTGCGCTAAGACATCCGCTGATTTTTTACTACGGCCATACCCATACCTTTTTTATCAACAAGCTGATTCTTGCCGGGCTCATCACCGAACGCGTGAATCCCAGGTTTGAGTCCATGTTTGCGGTCGGCGTCGATGAAATGGGCTGGGATGATGTGAACGAAGCCCACTACCAATGGCCAACGCCAGCGGAGGTGAAGGCATACCGTGCACAGGTGCGCGAAGTGGTTGACCAACTGATCACGCGCCTGCCTTTTGAGCTGCCGATTGATTGGGAGAGCCCGTGGTGGCCGATTCTGATGGGCATTGAGCATGAGCGCATCCATCTGGAAACCAGCTCGGTACTGATCCGGCAACATGCCTTACAGTATGTTCGCCCCTCCCCCGCATGGGCACCCTCTGCTGCGCGGGATGTGGTCGCCCCTGAAAATCGCTTGGTGCCTATCCCGGCGCGTGAAATTGTGTTGCGCAAGTCAGACACGTATTACGGCTGGGATAACGAATACGGTCAATTTCACGGCCACTGTCCGGCCTTTGAGGCGGCCAAATACCTGACCTCTAATGCCGAGTTTTTACGCTTTGTGGAAGCGGGCGGCTACCAGGCAGAGGCCTACTGGCAAGAAGAAGGCTGGGCCTGGCGCACCTACACGCAAGCCGAGCATCCCACGTTTTGGATCAAACAAGCCTCTGGCTGGCAACTGCGCCTGCTGACGGAAGAAATCGACATGCCATGGAGCTGGCCGGTAGAAGTCAATTACCATGAGGCCAAAGCGTTTTGCAATTGGCTGTCGGCACAGCGGGGCAAACCAGTGCGTCTGCCCAGCGAGCAGGAGTGGTATAGTCTGTATGAACATGCAGGCTTGTCCGACGCCCAGGTCACCAACGGCCATCTTGCCAATCTGTTTTTAGACCATGGAGCATCGTCTTGCCCGGTCAACCAGTTTGCGCATGGTGAGCTGTATGATGTGGTGGGCAATGTCTGGCAATGGACAGAAACACCCATTTTTCCGTTTGATGGCTTTAAAGTACACCCGTTGTACGATGACTTTACCACCCCGACCTATGATGGCCGCCATAATCTCATCAAGGGTGGCTCCTGGATCTCAACGGGCAACGAGGCGATTAAAAGTGCACGCTACGCCTTTCGCCGACATTTTTTTCAACATGCAGGATTCCGCTATATTGTGACTGATACCCCCTTAGAAAATAACAGCTCGTATTACGAATCTGACAAGCAGCTGTCGGAGTATGCCGAATTTCATTATGGTGACAGCTATTTTGGCGTACCCAACTTCCCCAAAGCGCTGAGCGATTATGCCCTGCAGCATTTGCAAGCCAAACCAAAACGCAAAGCGCTCGATTTGGGCTGTGCCACCGGCCGTGCCACTTTTGAGCTGGCCACACAGTTTGAGCACGTCACCGGCATAGACTTTTCTGCCCGCTTTATTGGCTTGGCGTTACAAGCGGCCGAACAGGGCGTGTTGCGTTACACCATGGTCAATGAAGGCGACTTGGTCAGCTACCAGGAGCGCACACTGAGTGCCTTAGGCTTAGACCAGGTGGTCGATAAAGTGGAATTCTGGCAGGGCGATGCCTGCAACCTCAAGCCTCAATTCACCGGCTACGACTTTATTCTGGCCGCCAATTTAATTGACCGGCTCTATCGCCCACGCCAGTTTTTGAGCACCATTCATGAGCGCTTGAATATCGGTGGCGTACTCATGATCACCTCGCCGTATACCTGGCTGGAAGAGCACACCCCGCGTGAGGAATGGATAGGCGGCTACAAGCAAGATGGCGAAAATGTGACCACGCTGGATGGCCTGAAAGCGCTGCTAAGCCCGCACTTTACACTCATGAAAGCCCCGGTAGAGATTCCGTTTGTGATTCGTGAAACCCGCCACAAATTTCAGCATACGCTGTCAGAAGTGACGTTATGGGAGCGCGTCAGTTGA